The following coding sequences are from one Salinicoccus sp. Bachu38 window:
- a CDS encoding ABC transporter ATP-binding protein, which produces MQDNQFNLSFNDQKNVLFRLMKYTLPFKGTLTLGFIMLILSTITGVATPYLVMVFIDDYLTPGVFPEGDMMWLVTIFVVVQLVGAATTYMQIYLFQYLAFKVIQQLRIDAFDKIGRLGMRYFDKVPGGSVVSRITNDTEAIVEMFIGVLATFLMAFFMVISSFVMMFILDVRLALLALLFMPVIIFILAVYRKYSANFFSHARQLLSDLNAKLAESIEGMKIIQVFNQEDRLGREFNEINEMHYKYNMRNVRLDGLLLRPAISMIYVLAIALILGYFGLLSFSSTVTAGVIFAFIQYMERFFEPINQVSQNLNIFQQALVAASRVFALMDDGRIEPHQPEDSGYRITDGHIEFRNVTFSYDGRTDVLKDISFTARPGETVALVGHTGSGKSSIINLFMRFYEFSEGEILVDGHSIKDIPKRELKGKVGLVLQDPFIFYGTVESNIRLYHPEMTFQQVEVAAEFVYADKFINRLPDGYQHRVIEKGGAFSSGERQLLAFARTMAMDPKILILDEATANIDSETEEQIQQSLERMRRGRTTLAIAHRLSTIQDADQILVLNQGEIVERGNHDALIRYGGIYHKMYQLQNGQHQLS; this is translated from the coding sequence ATGCAAGACAATCAGTTCAATCTCTCCTTCAATGACCAGAAGAATGTACTTTTCAGGCTGATGAAGTATACGCTGCCCTTCAAGGGGACACTGACACTCGGCTTCATCATGCTGATCCTCTCCACCATCACCGGTGTTGCCACACCGTACCTGGTGATGGTCTTCATCGATGACTACCTCACACCGGGCGTCTTCCCGGAAGGGGACATGATGTGGCTTGTCACGATCTTCGTTGTGGTGCAGCTGGTCGGGGCGGCGACCACCTATATGCAGATCTATCTGTTCCAGTATCTGGCATTCAAAGTCATCCAGCAGCTCCGGATAGATGCATTCGACAAGATAGGCAGGCTCGGCATGCGGTATTTTGACAAGGTGCCCGGTGGCAGTGTCGTATCAAGGATCACCAATGATACCGAAGCGATCGTCGAGATGTTCATCGGTGTGCTGGCCACTTTCCTTATGGCCTTCTTCATGGTCATATCGAGTTTCGTCATGATGTTTATCCTGGATGTCAGGCTTGCTCTCCTGGCACTCCTGTTCATGCCTGTGATCATATTCATACTCGCGGTCTACAGGAAATACTCCGCCAACTTCTTCTCCCATGCACGCCAGCTGCTCAGTGATTTGAACGCCAAGCTCGCCGAGTCGATCGAAGGCATGAAGATCATCCAGGTGTTCAATCAGGAAGACCGCCTTGGCAGGGAGTTCAATGAAATAAACGAAATGCACTACAAGTACAACATGAGGAACGTGAGGCTCGATGGGCTGCTTCTCCGGCCGGCCATCAGTATGATCTATGTACTGGCCATTGCGCTCATCCTCGGCTATTTTGGGCTGCTCAGCTTCAGCTCGACGGTGACCGCCGGTGTCATCTTCGCCTTCATCCAGTATATGGAGCGGTTTTTCGAACCGATCAACCAGGTCAGCCAGAATCTGAACATATTCCAGCAGGCGCTCGTTGCGGCGAGCCGTGTGTTTGCATTGATGGACGATGGGCGGATCGAACCGCACCAGCCGGAGGACTCCGGCTACCGGATTACCGATGGCCACATCGAATTCAGGAATGTCACTTTCAGCTATGACGGCAGGACGGATGTGCTGAAGGATATTTCATTCACGGCCCGGCCGGGCGAAACGGTTGCACTGGTCGGCCATACGGGTTCCGGCAAAAGCTCGATCATCAACCTCTTCATGCGGTTCTACGAGTTTTCCGAAGGGGAGATTCTGGTCGACGGACACTCCATAAAGGACATTCCAAAGCGTGAGCTGAAAGGGAAGGTGGGGCTCGTGCTCCAGGATCCCTTCATCTTCTATGGCACGGTGGAATCGAACATCAGGCTCTACCATCCGGAAATGACTTTCCAGCAGGTCGAAGTGGCAGCGGAGTTCGTCTATGCGGACAAGTTCATCAACAGGCTGCCGGACGGGTACCAGCACCGGGTGATCGAAAAGGGCGGAGCCTTCTCGAGCGGCGAACGGCAGCTGCTGGCCTTTGCACGCACCATGGCCATGGATCCGAAAATACTGATCCTTGATGAGGCGACGGCCAACATCGACTCCGAGACCGAGGAGCAGATCCAACAGTCGCTCGAACGGATGCGCAGGGGCAGGACCACACTGGCGATCGCCCACCGTCTGTCGACCATCCAGGATGCAGACCAGATCCTCGTGCTGAACCAGGGTGAAATCGTGGAACGCGGCAACCATGATGCCCTGATCCGGTATGGCGGCATCTACCATAAAATGTACCAGCTGCAGAACGGCCAGCATCAATTGTCATAG